In the Pseudomonas sp. DTU_2021_1001937_2_SI_NGA_ILE_001 genome, one interval contains:
- a CDS encoding D-glycerate dehydrogenase: protein MKKTVLAFSRVNPQMAERLAQDFNVIIPDPKQGDIAAQFNEALPEVHGLIGAGRKLGREQLADAKNLQVVSSISVGYDNYDVDYLTERGILLTNTPDVLTESTADLGFALIMSSARRVAELDAYTKAGHWTRSIEPPHFGTDVHGKTLGIVGMGNIGAAVARRGRLGFNMPILYSGNSRKAALEQELGAQFRTLDQLLAEADFVCLVVPLSDKTHHLIGRRELALMKKSAILVNISRGPVVDEPALIEALQNGTLRGAGLDVYEKEPLAESPLFQLSNAVTLPHIGSATTETRQAMADLACQNLRSALLGERPQNLVNPQAWKA, encoded by the coding sequence ATGAAAAAAACCGTACTCGCCTTCAGCCGTGTCAATCCGCAAATGGCCGAACGCCTGGCGCAGGACTTCAATGTGATCATCCCCGACCCGAAACAGGGGGATATCGCGGCGCAGTTCAACGAAGCGCTGCCCGAGGTCCATGGCCTGATCGGCGCCGGACGCAAGCTGGGCCGCGAGCAACTGGCCGACGCGAAGAATCTGCAGGTGGTGTCAAGCATTTCGGTGGGCTACGACAATTACGACGTGGACTACCTCACCGAGCGCGGCATCCTGCTCACCAACACCCCGGACGTCCTGACCGAGAGTACTGCCGACCTGGGCTTCGCGCTGATCATGAGCAGCGCCCGCCGGGTCGCCGAGCTGGACGCCTACACCAAGGCCGGCCACTGGACACGCAGCATCGAGCCGCCGCATTTCGGTACCGATGTGCATGGCAAGACCCTGGGTATCGTCGGCATGGGCAACATCGGTGCCGCCGTGGCCCGTCGCGGCCGCCTGGGCTTCAACATGCCGATCCTGTACAGCGGCAACAGCCGCAAGGCGGCCCTGGAACAGGAACTGGGCGCGCAGTTCAGAACGCTTGATCAACTGCTCGCCGAAGCCGACTTCGTCTGCCTGGTGGTGCCGCTCAGTGACAAGACCCATCATCTGATCGGCCGCCGTGAACTGGCGCTGATGAAGAAGAGCGCCATCCTGGTGAACATCTCGCGTGGCCCGGTGGTCGACGAGCCGGCACTGATCGAGGCGCTGCAGAACGGCACCCTGCGCGGCGCCGGCCTGGACGTCTATGAGAAGGAACCCCTGGCCGAGTCGCCGCTGTTCCAGCTCAGCAATGCCGTAACCCTGCCGCACATCGGTTCGGCGACCACCGAGACCCGCCAGGCGATGGCCGACCTGGCCTGCCAGAACCTGCGCAGCGCCCTGCTCGGCGAGCGCCCGCAGAACCTGGTCAACCCGCAGGCCTGGAAGGCCTGA
- a CDS encoding DUF3649 domain-containing protein — MEGTLISPAPKRTERTARLGITVTYRLAVASRFIVASLGGYLFASLFSVCVSQWLPLPRGEAVMAGMMLSFLAYLGVFIGCFACRTAWRAWTGVALGCAVLAVVWAAGRWLS; from the coding sequence ATGGAAGGCACCCTGATCTCTCCTGCGCCCAAGCGCACCGAACGTACCGCCAGGCTTGGCATCACCGTGACCTATCGCCTGGCGGTGGCTTCGCGCTTCATCGTCGCCAGCCTGGGCGGCTACCTGTTCGCTTCGCTGTTCAGTGTGTGCGTCAGCCAATGGCTGCCGCTGCCGCGTGGCGAAGCCGTGATGGCCGGCATGATGCTGTCGTTCCTGGCTTACCTGGGGGTATTCATCGGCTGCTTCGCCTGCCGCACGGCATGGCGCGCCTGGACTGGTGTCGCGCTGGGCTGCGCCGTGTTGGCGGTGGTCTGGGCAGCAGGACGCTGGCTGTCATGA
- a CDS encoding LysR family transcriptional regulator — MDTLQNMRAFSCVAQAGSFTAAAAQLDTTTANISRAVSNLEAHLQTRLLNRTTRRIALTEAGKRYLQRCEQILAYVEEAEAEASDAHARPAGLLKVHSMPGVGQHYVIDAIASYRQDHKDVSFDLTLTNRVPDLLEDGYDVSIVLASELPDSGFVSQRLGITYSIVCASPAYIARRGMAHRPADLLTHDCLRLVSPVFPLDKWQFTGPDGQEGVSLNSSPFLVNSAEAMKTAIASGMGVGILPIYSAIDGLRDGTLVRVLPRYRFQELNLYAVYPSRQYLDAKIKTWVEYLRSTLPAILAADETDLQAHTPG; from the coding sequence ATGGATACCCTGCAAAACATGCGCGCCTTCAGTTGCGTGGCGCAAGCGGGCAGCTTCACTGCGGCCGCCGCACAACTGGATACCACCACCGCCAACATTTCGCGCGCCGTATCCAATCTGGAAGCGCACTTGCAGACCCGCCTGCTCAACCGCACCACCCGGCGCATCGCCCTGACCGAAGCCGGCAAGCGCTACCTGCAGCGCTGCGAGCAGATCCTCGCCTATGTCGAAGAGGCCGAAGCCGAGGCCAGCGATGCCCATGCCCGGCCCGCCGGCCTATTGAAGGTGCATTCGATGCCCGGCGTCGGCCAGCACTATGTCATCGATGCGATTGCCAGCTACCGCCAGGATCACAAGGACGTGTCGTTCGACCTGACCCTGACCAACCGCGTGCCCGACCTGCTGGAAGACGGCTATGACGTGTCCATCGTGCTGGCCAGCGAACTGCCGGACTCGGGCTTCGTCTCGCAACGCCTGGGCATCACCTACAGCATCGTCTGCGCCTCCCCCGCCTACATCGCGCGGCGCGGCATGGCGCATCGACCCGCCGACCTGCTCACCCATGACTGCCTGCGCCTGGTCAGCCCGGTGTTCCCGCTGGACAAGTGGCAGTTCACCGGGCCAGATGGCCAGGAAGGCGTCAGCCTCAACAGCTCGCCGTTCCTGGTCAATTCCGCCGAAGCCATGAAGACCGCCATCGCCAGCGGCATGGGCGTGGGCATCCTGCCGATCTACTCGGCCATCGACGGCCTGCGCGATGGCACCCTGGTGCGCGTGCTGCCGCGCTACCGCTTCCAGGAACTCAACCTGTACGCCGTGTACCCCTCGCGCCAGTACCTGGACGCGAAGATCAAGACCTGGGTGGAATACCTGCGCAGCACCCTCCCGGCCATCCTCGCCGCCGACGAGACGGACCTGCAGGCGCATACTCCGGGTTAG
- a CDS encoding sigma-70 family RNA polymerase sigma factor — protein sequence MHAAQPAINHTVEGLYQDHHGWLTTWLRRRLGCPDSAADLAQDTFVKVLTARDTPRLLEPRAFLTTIAKRVLSNHYRRQDLERAYCEALAQLPEGLAPSEEERAIILETLVELDRLLDGLAPAVRRAFLLSQVDGLSHAEIARQLGISIATVKRHLHKAALRCFFAL from the coding sequence ATGCACGCCGCCCAGCCTGCCATCAACCACACTGTCGAAGGCCTGTACCAGGATCACCATGGCTGGCTGACCACCTGGCTGCGCCGCCGTCTCGGCTGCCCGGACAGCGCCGCCGACCTGGCGCAGGACACCTTCGTCAAGGTTCTGACCGCCCGTGACACGCCGCGTCTGCTCGAGCCGCGAGCCTTTCTGACCACCATCGCCAAGCGCGTGCTGAGCAATCACTACCGACGGCAGGATCTGGAGCGCGCCTACTGCGAAGCGCTGGCGCAGCTACCTGAAGGTCTGGCCCCCTCCGAAGAAGAACGCGCGATCATCCTGGAAACCCTGGTGGAGCTGGACCGCTTGCTCGATGGCCTGGCACCGGCGGTCCGCCGCGCCTTTCTGTTGTCCCAGGTGGATGGCCTGAGCCACGCAGAAATCGCCAGGCAGCTGGGCATCTCCATCGCCACGGTCAAGCGTCACCTGCACAAGGCAGCGCTGCGCTGTTTCTTCGCCCTGTGA
- a CDS encoding AraC family transcriptional regulator yields MSLDSIQVFQSLNSSPHAHLEQSARLGDGLNAALWSNHHDIREYHAPDHHTLSCYIADGTGTFRRDRPDQKGSPGKLCVLPAGHESAWVINGRIRLAHLYISPEQFALGCVTLLDREPRTLQLQENTFLDDARQADNFRRLIGLNWHEPGERLLTSSLAHDMLSHALLTQVGLRDGLRLKGGLAPHLCRRLVAFIETHLDEGLSLGQLAELCALSEYHFARMFRSSFGMPPHRYVLQRRLQRARHLLRESAVPLGDVALACGFASASHFTNRFRQAMGATPGEYRQAFA; encoded by the coding sequence ATGTCGCTCGATAGCATCCAGGTCTTCCAGTCGCTCAACAGTTCGCCCCATGCCCATCTGGAGCAGAGCGCGCGGCTGGGTGACGGCCTGAACGCCGCGCTGTGGAGCAACCACCATGACATCCGCGAGTATCACGCGCCTGACCATCACACGCTGTCGTGCTACATCGCCGACGGCACCGGCACCTTTCGCCGCGACCGTCCGGACCAGAAGGGCTCGCCCGGCAAACTCTGTGTGCTGCCGGCCGGCCATGAGTCGGCGTGGGTGATCAACGGCCGCATTCGCCTGGCGCACCTGTACATCAGCCCCGAGCAGTTCGCCCTGGGGTGCGTGACCCTGCTGGACCGCGAGCCCCGCACCCTGCAGTTGCAGGAAAACACCTTTCTCGACGATGCCCGCCAGGCCGACAACTTCAGGCGCCTGATTGGCCTGAACTGGCATGAGCCCGGCGAACGCCTGCTGACCAGCAGCCTGGCTCACGACATGCTCAGCCATGCGCTGCTGACCCAGGTCGGCCTGCGCGATGGCCTGCGCCTGAAGGGCGGCCTGGCGCCGCACCTGTGCCGACGGCTGGTGGCGTTCATCGAAACACACTTGGACGAAGGCTTGAGCCTGGGCCAACTGGCCGAACTCTGCGCGCTGTCGGAATACCACTTCGCACGGATGTTCCGCAGCAGCTTCGGCATGCCGCCGCACCGCTACGTGCTGCAACGCCGCCTGCAACGGGCCAGGCACCTGCTGCGCGAATCCGCCGTGCCGCTGGGTGACGTCGCCCTGGCCTGTGGTTTCGCCAGCGCCAGCCACTTCACCAATCGCTTCCGCCAGGCCATGGGCGCAACACCGGGGGAATACCGGCAGGCGTTTGCCTGA
- a CDS encoding DUF3325 domain-containing protein, which produces MLLPALLCYSGFTALCLSMERHYADLLGGKPGTRRCLLLRSAGWLLLVLSLCGAVAVRGVTMGLVEWAAVLMGSGVLLVFLMPYQPRWVVRLALIGLLASPVVALQSSIFQVG; this is translated from the coding sequence ATGCTACTGCCCGCTCTGCTGTGCTACAGCGGCTTCACCGCCCTGTGCCTGTCGATGGAGCGCCACTACGCCGACCTGCTGGGGGGCAAGCCGGGTACTCGACGCTGCCTCTTGCTGCGCAGCGCGGGCTGGCTGCTGCTGGTGCTGTCGCTGTGCGGCGCTGTCGCTGTCCGTGGCGTGACCATGGGGCTGGTGGAATGGGCAGCGGTATTGATGGGCAGCGGTGTGTTGCTGGTGTTCCTCATGCCGTACCAGCCACGCTGGGTGGTACGCCTGGCGCTCATTGGCCTGCTGGCCAGCCCTGTCGTGGCGCTGCAAAGCTCTATCTTCCAGGTCGGTTAG
- a CDS encoding YajG family lipoprotein has translation MRLATTLASMLVIGALHGCAFTTETININYVPEPGVSRLAGADHIAVAVDVADDRQDRSKVSSKKNGYGMETAPILANEEVAATVRRALTQEIEARGFQAGKTPADVKINARVNRFYNDHKPGFFSGDAVADFSMTVQVTGAADRPLFSRTIASEGKEPNIQLASGDNAKIALDRALANGMRMLFSDPAFIAALSTRNLATTSGKSSAQLLQELADDKTLSPEEYKRRYDIIRRTQN, from the coding sequence ATGCGTCTCGCAACGACTCTCGCCTCGATGCTGGTCATCGGTGCTCTGCACGGCTGTGCCTTCACCACAGAAACCATCAACATCAATTACGTGCCCGAACCTGGCGTCAGCAGGCTCGCCGGTGCCGATCATATCGCCGTCGCGGTGGACGTAGCCGATGATCGTCAGGACCGCAGCAAGGTCAGCAGCAAGAAGAATGGCTACGGCATGGAAACCGCGCCGATCCTGGCCAATGAGGAAGTGGCCGCTACGGTACGCCGCGCCCTCACCCAAGAGATCGAAGCGCGTGGCTTCCAGGCTGGTAAAACACCTGCCGACGTGAAGATCAACGCGCGGGTCAATCGCTTCTACAACGATCACAAGCCGGGTTTCTTTTCCGGTGACGCCGTCGCGGACTTCAGCATGACCGTCCAGGTGACAGGTGCAGCCGACCGGCCGTTGTTCTCCCGGACCATCGCCAGCGAAGGCAAGGAACCCAATATCCAGCTCGCCTCCGGCGACAACGCCAAGATCGCCCTCGACCGGGCGCTGGCCAACGGCATGCGCATGCTGTTTTCCGACCCGGCATTCATCGCCGCCCTGTCGACCCGTAACCTCGCCACCACCAGCGGCAAGAGCAGCGCGCAGCTGCTGCAGGAGCTGGCCGACGACAAGACGCTCAGCCCTGAAGAATACAAGCGCCGCTACGACATCATTCGCCGCACCCAGAACTGA
- a CDS encoding DMT family transporter: MNLSLYLLTVLIWGTTWIALKLQLGEVAIALSIAYRFGLAALLLFVVLLFSGRLQAVDRRGQWICLAQGLCLFCLNFICFYTASQWIPSGLIAVVFSTSTLWNALNARLFFGQRIARNVLTGAALGLTGLACLFWPELVGHPASQETLLGLGLALLGTLCFSAGNMLSTLQQKAGLKPLTTNAWGMLYGAVLLSLYCLVSGVPLHFEWTTRYVGSLLYLVIPGSVIAFTAYLTLVGRMGAERAAYCTVLFPVVALNISAYAEGYQWTLPALAGLALVMAGNVLVFRKPRAVPGTAAGKLA, encoded by the coding sequence ATGAACCTCTCGCTTTACCTGCTCACCGTGCTGATCTGGGGCACCACCTGGATCGCCCTGAAACTGCAATTGGGCGAGGTGGCCATTGCCTTGTCGATCGCCTATCGCTTCGGCCTGGCGGCGCTGCTGCTGTTCGTCGTGCTGCTGTTCAGCGGGCGCCTGCAAGCGGTCGACCGGCGCGGGCAGTGGATCTGCCTGGCCCAGGGCCTGTGCCTGTTCTGCCTGAACTTCATATGCTTCTACACCGCCAGCCAGTGGATTCCCAGCGGCCTCATCGCGGTGGTGTTCTCCACCTCGACGCTGTGGAATGCCCTCAATGCCCGACTGTTCTTCGGCCAGCGCATCGCCCGCAACGTGCTCACCGGAGCGGCCCTGGGCCTGACCGGGCTGGCCTGCCTGTTCTGGCCCGAGCTGGTCGGCCATCCCGCCAGCCAGGAGACCCTGCTGGGGCTGGGCCTGGCCTTGCTTGGCACGCTGTGCTTCTCGGCGGGCAACATGCTCTCGACCCTGCAACAGAAGGCCGGCCTCAAGCCGCTGACCACCAATGCCTGGGGCATGCTCTACGGCGCTGTGCTGTTGAGTCTGTATTGCCTGGTCAGTGGCGTACCGCTGCATTTCGAGTGGACGACGCGCTATGTCGGCTCGCTACTGTACCTGGTGATTCCGGGTTCGGTGATTGCCTTCACCGCCTACCTGACCCTGGTCGGGCGTATGGGCGCGGAACGTGCCGCCTATTGCACGGTGCTGTTCCCGGTGGTGGCGCTGAACATTTCGGCCTATGCCGAAGGCTACCAGTGGACGCTGCCGGCGCTGGCCGGCCTGGCGCTGGTGATGGCGGGTAACGTGCTGGTGTTCCGCAAGCCGCGCGCCGTGCCAGGCACGGCGGCGGGCAAACTGGCCTGA
- a CDS encoding PepSY-associated TM helix domain-containing protein, producing the protein MREGLRQAMAWLHTWLGLVFGWLLFAIFLTGTLSYFRAEITQWMTPELASHPLDSARSIQVAQDYLQGHAPSAARWIINLPDARTPGMQLLSIGAAAPGQRGRVERTLVDAQSGAPVQARETRGGDFFYNFHYQLEVPYPWGRWLTSIAAMVMFIALVTGIIVHKKLFKEFFTFRPGKGQRSWLDGHNALGVLILPFHLMITYSSLLFFASMVMPASIIAHYGSDTRAFYDEVYPGFAQPPAKGVAVPLARLEALVPLADARWGANRIERIVVNNPGDASATALLYRDGHDRVVRQAGDTLRFDATSGLLLGDTEPVRGAPSVITEGFWDLHMGHFAGTPLRWLYFVFGLGGTAMIGSGLVMWLGKRAARHAKTGVLPFELRLVQVLNIASMAGLLLGVAALFWANRLLPVGMAGRAAWEVKVFFLIWALALLHALLRDGRAAWREQLGLGAVLFACLPLLDLFSAGPYLLAAWQRGDWVLPGFDLAALATGLLLGWLAWKFRQRPPVSAPRAQHRQATVAAAATREVH; encoded by the coding sequence ATGAGGGAGGGCCTGCGCCAGGCCATGGCGTGGCTGCACACCTGGCTGGGGCTGGTCTTCGGCTGGCTGCTGTTCGCCATCTTCCTTACCGGCACGCTGTCGTATTTCCGCGCCGAGATCACCCAATGGATGACACCGGAATTGGCTTCCCATCCGCTGGACAGCGCGCGTAGCATCCAGGTGGCGCAGGACTACCTGCAGGGCCATGCACCGAGTGCAGCGCGCTGGATCATCAACCTGCCCGATGCGCGCACGCCCGGCATGCAGCTGCTCAGCATCGGTGCCGCCGCCCCCGGCCAGCGGGGGCGCGTCGAGCGAACCCTTGTCGACGCGCAGAGCGGTGCGCCCGTCCAGGCGCGGGAAACCCGAGGCGGGGACTTTTTCTATAACTTTCACTATCAGCTTGAAGTGCCGTACCCGTGGGGACGCTGGTTGACCAGCATCGCCGCGATGGTGATGTTCATCGCCCTGGTCACCGGCATCATCGTGCACAAGAAACTGTTCAAGGAGTTCTTCACTTTCCGTCCCGGCAAGGGCCAGCGTTCCTGGCTGGACGGGCATAACGCCCTGGGCGTGCTGATCTTGCCGTTCCATCTGATGATCACCTACAGCAGCCTGCTGTTCTTCGCCTCGATGGTCATGCCGGCGAGCATCATCGCCCACTACGGCAGCGACACCCGGGCCTTCTACGACGAGGTGTATCCCGGTTTCGCCCAGCCGCCGGCCAAGGGCGTCGCGGTGCCGCTGGCACGCCTCGAGGCGCTGGTACCGCTGGCCGATGCCCGCTGGGGGGCTAACCGTATCGAGCGCATCGTGGTCAATAACCCGGGCGATGCCAGTGCCACGGCGTTGCTGTATCGCGACGGCCACGACCGCGTGGTGCGTCAAGCGGGCGACACCCTGAGGTTCGACGCCACCAGCGGCCTGTTGCTGGGCGACACGGAGCCGGTGCGGGGCGCGCCTTCGGTGATCACCGAGGGCTTCTGGGACCTGCACATGGGGCACTTCGCCGGCACCCCGCTGCGTTGGCTGTACTTCGTGTTCGGCCTCGGCGGCACCGCCATGATCGGTAGCGGGCTGGTGATGTGGCTGGGCAAGCGCGCCGCCAGGCATGCCAAGACGGGGGTACTGCCTTTCGAGCTGCGGCTGGTGCAGGTGCTCAACATCGCCAGCATGGCCGGCCTGCTGCTGGGCGTAGCGGCGCTGTTCTGGGCCAATCGCCTGTTGCCGGTGGGCATGGCCGGGCGAGCCGCTTGGGAGGTTAAGGTGTTCTTCCTGATCTGGGCCCTGGCGTTGCTGCATGCCCTGTTGCGTGACGGCCGGGCGGCCTGGCGTGAGCAACTGGGACTTGGCGCCGTGCTATTCGCCTGCCTGCCTTTGCTGGACCTGTTCAGCGCCGGGCCTTACCTGTTGGCAGCCTGGCAACGCGGCGACTGGGTGTTACCCGGTTTCGACCTGGCGGCCCTGGCGACCGGCCTGTTGCTGGGCTGGCTGGCCTGGAAATTCCGTCAGCGCCCGCCGGTATCGGCCCCACGCGCACAGCACCGGCAAGCGACTGTCGCGGCGGCCGCTACCAGGGAGGTTCACTGA
- a CDS encoding efflux transporter outer membrane subunit: MPRCIVRGLKTLSVLAASVLLNGCISTHGIQPLSDDLPTHDLGIDLADREASWPAAQWWRAYGDPQLDAWVAQASAGSPSLAAAAARVRQARAMAGLSQAREALQANATGHLARRGWPDDGFYGPGSLASTQTWDNDLAVALSFDLDLWGREHNASEQALDRVHQRAAEQRQAQLELQGNVVRAYIELALQHARLEILESTLGQQRQILDLAQQRLQAGIGTQLDVTRAEAPLPETHRQIDALHEAIALSRQQLAALAGLGPEQGASLRRPTLALRQALTLPAALPAQLLGQRPDVVASRWQVAAEARGIEVARAGFYPDVDLRASFGYMATGGGVLAFLDARKQAWNAGPALSLPIFDGGRLRSELGQASAGYDLAVAHYRQVLVTALQEVAGQLSRRQSLEQQQALAAESVSKAAKACDLARLAWQRGLVDYLDVLQAQTQLWRQQDIQQQVEAARLGAYAGLLVALGGGLQSGADSPAEPRLRAPATAGGLAQLHP; this comes from the coding sequence GTGCCGCGTTGCATCGTCAGAGGGCTCAAGACCCTCAGTGTCCTGGCAGCCTCCGTGTTGCTCAACGGCTGTATTTCCACTCACGGCATCCAGCCGCTCAGTGACGACCTTCCCACCCATGACCTGGGCATCGACCTGGCCGACCGTGAAGCCAGCTGGCCGGCTGCGCAGTGGTGGCGCGCCTATGGCGACCCGCAGCTTGACGCCTGGGTGGCGCAGGCCAGTGCTGGCAGCCCCAGCCTGGCTGCGGCTGCCGCACGGGTGCGCCAGGCCCGGGCCATGGCCGGCCTCAGCCAGGCGCGTGAAGCGCTGCAGGCCAATGCTACGGGCCACCTGGCGCGACGCGGCTGGCCCGACGATGGTTTCTACGGCCCCGGCAGCCTCGCCAGCACCCAGACCTGGGATAACGACCTGGCGGTGGCGCTGAGTTTCGACCTCGACCTGTGGGGGCGTGAGCACAACGCCAGCGAGCAGGCACTGGACCGGGTGCACCAACGTGCCGCCGAACAGCGTCAGGCGCAGCTGGAGCTGCAGGGCAACGTGGTGCGTGCCTATATCGAACTGGCCCTGCAGCATGCGCGGCTGGAGATTCTCGAATCGACCCTGGGCCAGCAGCGACAGATCCTCGACCTCGCCCAGCAGCGCCTGCAAGCCGGTATCGGCACGCAGTTGGACGTGACCCGCGCCGAAGCGCCGCTGCCTGAGACCCATCGGCAGATCGACGCCCTGCACGAAGCCATCGCCTTGAGCCGTCAGCAACTGGCGGCCCTGGCCGGGCTGGGGCCGGAGCAGGGCGCCAGCCTGCGACGTCCGACTCTGGCACTGCGCCAGGCATTGACGCTGCCAGCGGCCCTGCCCGCGCAACTGCTCGGGCAACGCCCGGATGTGGTCGCCAGCCGCTGGCAGGTGGCCGCCGAGGCGCGTGGCATCGAGGTCGCCCGGGCCGGTTTCTATCCTGACGTCGACCTGCGTGCCAGCTTCGGCTACATGGCCACCGGCGGTGGCGTGCTGGCGTTTCTCGACGCTCGCAAGCAGGCCTGGAACGCCGGCCCGGCGCTGAGCCTGCCGATCTTCGACGGCGGTCGCCTGCGCAGCGAACTGGGTCAGGCCAGTGCCGGTTACGACCTGGCGGTCGCGCATTACCGGCAGGTGCTGGTCACGGCCTTGCAGGAGGTGGCCGGCCAGTTGTCGCGCCGCCAGTCGTTGGAGCAGCAGCAGGCCCTGGCCGCAGAATCGGTGAGCAAGGCGGCCAAAGCCTGCGACCTGGCGCGGCTGGCCTGGCAGCGTGGCCTGGTGGACTACCTCGATGTGCTGCAGGCCCAGACCCAGCTGTGGCGTCAGCAGGACATTCAGCAGCAGGTCGAGGCCGCGCGCCTTGGCGCCTACGCCGGGCTGCTGGTGGCCCTGGGTGGTGGCCTGCAGTCCGGCGCAGACAGCCCCGCCGAGCCGCGCTTGCGTGCCCCTGCCACGGCAGGCGGACTCGCCCAGCTGCACCCTTGA